The following are encoded in a window of Ranitomeya variabilis isolate aRanVar5 chromosome 8, aRanVar5.hap1, whole genome shotgun sequence genomic DNA:
- the SOX10 gene encoding transcription factor SOX-10: MSDDQSLSEVEMSPVGSEDPSLTPEPLASHSHSGPDDDEDGKVKKEHDSEDERFPVCIREAVSQVLSGYDWTLVPMPVRVNGGNKSKPHVKRPMNAFMVWAQAARRKLADQYPHLHNAELSKTLGKLWRLLNENDKRPFIEEAERLRMQHKKDHPDYKYQPRRRKNGKPTTGEGDGSSENEGGAASIQAHYKNSHLDHRHGSPMSDGNSEHSAGQSHGPPTPPTTPKTELQGGKSDGKRDGSRSLADGGKPHIDFGNVDIGEISHDVMSNMEQFDVNEFDQYLPPNGHAAHPSHIGGYTSSYGLSGALAAGPSAWALAKQHAPNVADSKAQVKTESSSTSHYPEQPSTSQLTYTSLGLPHYGSAFPSISRPQFDYSDHQSPSSYYSHSSQASGLYSAFSYMGPPQRPLYTAISDPPSVAPSHSPTHWEQPVYTTLSRP; the protein is encoded by the exons ATGAGTGACGATCAGAGCCTTTCAGAGGTGGAGATGAGCCCAGTTGGGTCTGAAGATCCTTCTTTGACACCTGAGCCTCTGGCATCTCATTCCCATTCTGGTCCAGATGATGATGAAGATGGAAAGGTGAAGAAAGAGCATGATTCAGAGGATGAAAGGTTTCCTGTCTGCATTCGTGAAGCTGTCTCCCAAGTTTTGAGTGGTTACGACTGGACATTAGTTCCTATGCCAGTGAGGGTCAATGGTGGCAACAAGTCTAAACCACATGTGAAGCGACCCATGAATGCTTTCATGGTATGGGCACAAGCTGCCCGCCGTAAGTTGGCTGACCAGTATCCACACCTACACAATGCAGAGCTGAGCAAGACACTTGGCAAACTTTGGAG ATTGCTGAATGAAAATGATAAAAGACCTTTCATTGAAGAAGCTGAGAGACTGCGGATGCAACACAAGAAAGACCATCCAGATTATAAATATCAGCCTCGTAGAAGAAAAAATGGAAAGCCCACCACCGGAGAGGGAGATGGTTCCTCTGAAAATGAGGGAGGTGCAGCATCCATACAGGCCCACTATAAAAACTCACATTTGGATCATAGACATGGTTCTCCTATGTCTGATGGGAACTCAGAACACTCTGCAG GACAAAGTCATGGTCCTCCAACCCCACCAACAACACCTAAAACAGAACTTCAGGGTGGAAAATCTGACGGAAAGAGAGATGGATCTCGCTCTCTTGCAGATGGAGGAAAACCACACATTGATTTTGGCAACGTTGATATTGGAGAAATAAGCCATGATGTTATGTCCAATATGGAGCAATTTGATGTCAATGAATTTGACCAGTACCTTCCACCAAATGGTCACGCAGCACACCCAAGTCACATTGGGGGTTACACTTCCAGCTATGGTCTCAGTGGAGCTTTAGCTGCTGGCCCTTCAGCCTGGGCCCTGGCAAAACAACATGCTCCCAATGTGGCAGACTCAAAAGCTCAGGTGAAGACGGAAAGCTCAAGTACCAGCCACTATCCAGAGCAACCATCCACATCACAGCTGACCTACACCTCACTGGGGCTGCCACACTATGGTTCAGCCTTTCCTTCTATCTCAAGGCCACAGTTCGACTACTCAGACCACCAGTCACCGAGTTCTTATTACAGCCATTCCAGTCAAGCATCTGGGCTCTACTCGGCATTCTCCTATATGGGCCCTCCACAGCGTCCTCTTTATACTGCAATTTCTGATCCACCTAGTGTGGCTCCATCACATAGCCCAACACATTGGGAACAACCTGTCTACACCACTCTGTCAAGACCATGA